Proteins from one Prochlorococcus marinus CUG1435 genomic window:
- a CDS encoding acyl-CoA thioesterase, which yields MNSKPVWKIEKIVLPQHADHAGVMWHGTYFNWLEESRISALFEVGTSYFELTKKGFDLPLINTSIKYKSPLLLGEKITIESEFYIEKSPRINVISKFLNKRKEILTIAEVNLVLINKRNFSIIRKIPDFLSEAFIRLNG from the coding sequence ATGAACTCAAAACCAGTTTGGAAGATAGAAAAAATTGTTTTACCTCAACATGCGGACCATGCTGGAGTAATGTGGCACGGCACATATTTTAATTGGCTTGAAGAAAGCAGAATAAGTGCACTTTTTGAAGTAGGTACAAGTTATTTTGAACTTACTAAAAAAGGCTTTGATTTACCTTTAATAAATACTTCAATAAAATATAAATCGCCTTTATTACTTGGTGAAAAAATAACAATAGAAAGCGAATTCTATATTGAAAAAAGTCCACGGATTAATGTAATTTCAAAATTTCTTAATAAGAGAAAAGAAATCTTAACGATTGCTGAAGTCAATTTAGTCTTAATAAATAAACGAAATTTTTCAATAATAAGAAAAATACCAGATTTCCTATCGGAAGCATTTATTAGATTAAACGGTTGA